The following coding sequences lie in one Rhodohalobacter barkolensis genomic window:
- a CDS encoding zinc-dependent metalloprotease, translated as MTAQPTIKSLLIYSILILFTGIACQTTGQTTSSESSPSSSQAIPANAEVDEGLFNVYQSGDKIYYAIPEEMLGRDMAIMSRIAKTAEGLGWGGDRLAGQQVVQWDRRGDKILLRGVSYSNTADENQPIYEAVQNSNFPPIIESFDILETRNGSVVIDVSDLYLEDSRIFGLQNRHRQQYTVRGLDRDRSFMEFVKSFPENIEVRTVLTYNAENPPSQQRTGSISIEVNHSMILLPEEPMRPRLYDERVAMISISQTDYGDDAQFSKTKRFVTRFRLEPVDEDAYLRGELVEPKDPIVFYIDPATPEQWRPYFKEGIEEWNVAFEEAGFKNAIRAEMAPVDDPDFSMLDARYSVIRYVSSPVHSANAGPDVIDPRSGETIRAHMNMYHNVQKRLHWWSLSQTGPRNPEVQQPHLSTEEMGQYLQYVVSHELAHALGYPHNQRGNTAYSIEDLRDPEFTNEKGNSSSVVGRTRFNYVAQPEDGDVRVHRSVGEYDVWAIKWAYSYLPQFDTPEDEKELLNEWVLERADDPAMQFGYGYGDFDPTQTTESIGDDWVRASELGMRNLHRVIPNLLDWMGEEGETYDEVRMRYMQMFVHWGRMTERVIAAIGGSREEHKRFGQEGPVYSDIPKEDQKRSMEFLDEHLFATPEWLLDQELLRTFEYVGTVERIRWYQVTGLNALLSPHRMERLVEQHAMNGDDAYGPAEMLDDLRQSIWKELDGSDPVDTYRRNLQRAYLDRMEYLLKEASAEAGNPPADYRPDVGMENLRTDFHIQQSDIRPLVMEQLNELKSDVERNLNSTSDRYTRTHFEYVVKRIDEMI; from the coding sequence ACTCATTTATTCTATTCTGATTCTGTTTACCGGGATTGCCTGTCAAACGACAGGACAAACCACAAGTTCAGAGAGTTCACCGTCATCTTCTCAAGCTATCCCTGCCAATGCGGAAGTGGACGAAGGGCTTTTTAATGTTTATCAATCCGGTGATAAAATCTATTATGCAATTCCTGAAGAGATGTTGGGACGAGATATGGCCATTATGAGCCGGATTGCAAAAACAGCGGAAGGCCTGGGTTGGGGCGGTGATCGACTGGCCGGTCAGCAAGTTGTGCAATGGGACAGAAGAGGGGATAAGATCCTTCTCCGCGGTGTATCCTACAGCAATACAGCTGATGAGAATCAACCCATTTACGAAGCGGTTCAGAATTCCAATTTCCCGCCAATCATCGAATCATTCGACATTCTGGAAACAAGAAACGGTTCGGTGGTGATCGATGTAAGTGATCTCTACCTGGAAGATTCCCGCATATTTGGCCTGCAAAACCGGCACCGCCAACAGTATACAGTTCGCGGACTGGACCGTGATCGATCGTTTATGGAGTTTGTAAAGAGTTTTCCGGAGAACATTGAGGTTCGAACCGTACTGACATACAATGCAGAAAATCCCCCATCACAGCAGAGAACGGGTTCGATCTCAATTGAAGTGAACCACAGTATGATTTTGCTACCTGAAGAACCAATGCGTCCTCGATTGTATGATGAACGTGTAGCAATGATCAGTATCTCACAAACCGATTACGGTGATGATGCTCAATTCAGCAAGACCAAGCGATTTGTTACCCGCTTTCGGCTCGAGCCGGTAGATGAGGATGCGTATTTGAGAGGGGAGTTGGTGGAGCCGAAAGACCCGATTGTGTTTTATATCGATCCGGCCACACCTGAGCAATGGCGCCCGTATTTTAAAGAAGGAATTGAGGAATGGAATGTTGCTTTTGAAGAGGCCGGATTTAAAAATGCGATACGCGCCGAGATGGCACCGGTTGATGACCCCGATTTCAGTATGCTGGATGCACGCTATTCTGTGATCCGATATGTCTCGAGCCCGGTGCACTCGGCCAATGCAGGTCCGGATGTGATCGATCCCCGTTCAGGTGAGACGATTCGTGCTCATATGAATATGTATCATAATGTTCAAAAAAGGCTACACTGGTGGTCACTTAGCCAGACCGGCCCTCGGAACCCGGAAGTTCAGCAGCCTCACCTCTCCACGGAGGAAATGGGCCAATATTTGCAGTATGTAGTATCTCATGAGTTGGCGCACGCGCTGGGCTATCCACATAATCAGCGTGGGAATACAGCTTACTCAATTGAAGATTTACGTGACCCGGAGTTTACGAATGAGAAAGGTAATTCATCCTCAGTGGTTGGGCGGACCCGATTTAATTATGTAGCTCAGCCGGAAGACGGGGATGTTCGTGTTCACAGAAGTGTAGGTGAGTATGATGTATGGGCAATAAAATGGGCCTATTCCTATCTTCCTCAATTTGACACACCTGAGGATGAGAAAGAACTCCTGAACGAGTGGGTTCTTGAAAGAGCTGATGATCCCGCCATGCAGTTCGGATATGGCTATGGAGATTTTGACCCAACTCAGACCACAGAGTCGATTGGTGACGACTGGGTTCGAGCCAGTGAATTGGGAATGCGAAATCTTCATCGGGTTATACCAAACCTGCTCGACTGGATGGGCGAAGAGGGAGAGACCTATGATGAGGTTCGCATGCGCTACATGCAGATGTTTGTGCACTGGGGCAGAATGACCGAGCGTGTAATTGCAGCCATTGGCGGATCGCGTGAGGAGCATAAACGATTTGGGCAGGAGGGACCGGTTTACTCCGATATTCCTAAAGAGGATCAAAAACGGTCGATGGAGTTTCTGGATGAACATTTGTTTGCAACACCGGAGTGGCTCCTTGATCAGGAACTGCTCAGAACATTTGAATATGTTGGCACGGTAGAACGAATTCGCTGGTACCAGGTGACCGGTCTCAACGCACTTCTATCACCACACCGTATGGAGCGTCTGGTAGAGCAGCATGCCATGAACGGGGATGACGCCTATGGCCCTGCTGAGATGCTGGATGATCTGCGTCAAAGCATCTGGAAAGAACTGGATGGCAGTGATCCGGTAGACACTTACCGGCGCAATCTCCAGCGCGCATATTTGGATAGAATGGAGTACTTGTTGAAGGAAGCTTCAGCCGAAGCGGGTAACCCTCCGGCAGATTATCGACCGGATGTTGGCATGGAAAACCTTAGGACCGATTTTCATATTCAGCAGTCGGATATTCGTCCATTGGTGATGGAGCAATTGAACGAATTGAAATCAGATGTTGAACGCAACTTGAACAGTACTTCTGACCGCTATACGCGAACTCACTTCGAGTATGTGGTGAAGCGGATTGATGAGATGATTTGA
- the pruA gene encoding L-glutamate gamma-semialdehyde dehydrogenase has protein sequence MSNAYFNFQEPINEPYLQYAPGSAERKVLKERLKELKQEEIEIPAIINGKEVKTDRTQDVTMPHNHSHKLGTVHLCGEKEVKMAVDGALEAQKEWANMPWQERVAIFQRAADIITGPERFTMNATTMLAQSKTPQQSEIEAVGELADFLRFNAWYLTKIYKDQPYSPDGMWNRVEYRPLEGFIFAVSPFNFTAIAGNLPSAPAMCGNVAIWKPSVESVYSSYYVMKVLQEAGLPDGVIQFLPGEGADVGEPVLANENLSGLHFTGSEPTFNHLWKTIGNNVDKYKTYPRIVGETGGKDFIFAHKTADVDRLVIAAIRGAFEYQGQKCSAASRMYVPQSFWPEYREKLLAEVKKIKVGDVEDFSNFMGAVISRKAFDKISGYIDYAKEADDAEIIAGGEYDDSKGYFIQPTVILTTNPKFKTMQEEIFGPVLTIYVYEDDKFEETLDLCNSTSPYALTGAIWAKDRYALNIMADKLRQAAGNFYINDKPTAAVVNQQPFGGARRSGTNDKAGSMVNLYKWLSMRSMKETYQAPLDWTYPYMGDE, from the coding sequence ATGTCTAACGCATATTTCAACTTTCAGGAACCGATCAACGAGCCGTATCTGCAGTACGCTCCGGGTTCAGCTGAAAGAAAAGTACTCAAAGAACGACTTAAAGAACTGAAACAAGAAGAGATAGAGATCCCGGCTATTATCAACGGGAAAGAGGTAAAAACAGACCGCACACAAGATGTTACGATGCCTCATAATCACTCGCATAAACTTGGAACCGTTCATCTTTGTGGTGAGAAAGAGGTGAAAATGGCCGTTGACGGTGCACTTGAGGCTCAAAAAGAGTGGGCCAATATGCCGTGGCAGGAACGTGTAGCGATTTTCCAGCGAGCCGCTGATATCATTACAGGCCCGGAGCGTTTTACCATGAACGCGACTACCATGCTGGCGCAGTCTAAAACACCACAGCAATCAGAAATTGAAGCTGTAGGCGAACTGGCTGATTTTCTTCGATTCAATGCCTGGTATCTGACTAAAATTTATAAAGACCAGCCTTACTCACCGGACGGGATGTGGAACAGAGTTGAGTATCGTCCGCTGGAAGGGTTTATTTTTGCGGTGTCTCCATTCAACTTCACGGCAATTGCAGGTAATCTACCATCTGCTCCGGCAATGTGTGGTAATGTTGCAATCTGGAAGCCATCTGTCGAGTCTGTTTACTCCAGCTATTACGTGATGAAAGTTCTTCAGGAAGCGGGTCTGCCCGACGGTGTAATCCAGTTCCTTCCCGGAGAAGGTGCTGATGTGGGTGAACCTGTCTTGGCAAACGAAAATCTGTCCGGACTTCACTTTACCGGATCAGAACCGACGTTCAATCACCTTTGGAAAACCATCGGTAACAATGTAGATAAGTACAAAACCTATCCGAGAATTGTTGGTGAAACAGGCGGTAAAGATTTCATTTTTGCTCATAAAACAGCAGATGTCGACCGGTTGGTTATTGCAGCCATTCGTGGTGCATTTGAGTACCAGGGACAGAAGTGCTCGGCAGCTTCCCGAATGTATGTTCCGCAATCATTTTGGCCGGAGTACAGAGAGAAACTTCTTGCTGAAGTGAAGAAGATAAAAGTGGGCGACGTGGAAGATTTCTCCAACTTTATGGGAGCCGTCATCAGCCGCAAAGCGTTTGATAAAATCTCCGGATATATCGACTATGCGAAAGAGGCCGATGATGCAGAGATCATTGCCGGCGGTGAGTATGACGACAGCAAAGGCTACTTCATCCAGCCTACAGTGATCCTCACAACCAACCCGAAGTTTAAAACCATGCAGGAAGAGATCTTCGGCCCGGTTCTGACAATCTACGTCTATGAAGACGACAAATTTGAGGAGACACTGGATCTGTGTAATAGCACATCTCCTTACGCACTCACCGGTGCCATATGGGCGAAAGATCGTTACGCATTAAATATCATGGCCGACAAGTTGCGTCAAGCAGCCGGTAACTTCTATATCAACGATAAACCGACAGCCGCGGTTGTTAATCAGCAGCCATTTGGCGGTGCCCGACGGTCAGGTACCAACGACAAAGCGGGAAGTATGGTGAACCTCTACAAGTGGCTCTCCATGAGATCCATGAAAGAGACCTACCAGGCTCCGCTCGACTGGACCTATCCATATATGGGTGATGAGTAG
- the nagB gene encoding glucosamine-6-phosphate deaminase, with amino-acid sequence MKSTISERVSSVDERLRLLEKIPTAIFDDSQTASLAVAQEIAETIRNKAKKGEPCVLGLATGSTPVKVYEELVRLHREEELSFQNVVTFNLDEYFPIEPDSLQSYVRFMHEHLFDHINIPKDQIHIPDGTLDEEKVEQYCQQYEKKIKSAGGIDIQILGIGKTGHIGFNEPGSRKDSKTRLITLDKVTRTDAASSFFGEEYVPRRAITMGVGTILKAKRIFLMAWGEGKAPIIREAVEGEITETVPATYLQEHPNAAVILDEAAAEQLTRFKTPWLLSKCDWDDILIRKAVVWLCRKLDKPVLKLTDEDYNEHGMADLITKKGPAYNINIKIFNELQHTITGWPGGKPKEDDKYRPERAEPFPKRCLIFSPHPDDDVISMGGTLIRLVDHGHDVHVAYQTSGNIAVFDDEAVRFADFVTDYADIFGMKDEKADALLNKINDFLKQKNPGEVDSPEIKTIKGLIRKGEAKAAGRYCGVPDENMHFMNLPFYETGRVKKKPLGQEDIDLTVELLREIKPHQVYVAGDLSDPHGTHRVCLKAVFEALEVCKEDKWIEDCFVWMYRGAWQEWDVNEIEMAVPLSPIELKRKRRAIFKHQSQKDRPLFPGTDTREFWQRSEDRNRETAKIYDDLGLAEYEAIEGFVRYHT; translated from the coding sequence ATGAAATCCACAATCTCGGAACGTGTAAGCTCTGTAGATGAACGACTCAGACTTCTCGAAAAAATTCCAACAGCCATCTTTGATGACAGCCAGACTGCTTCACTTGCCGTGGCTCAGGAAATTGCCGAAACCATTCGAAATAAAGCAAAAAAAGGTGAGCCGTGTGTTTTAGGACTTGCCACCGGCTCTACTCCGGTAAAAGTTTATGAAGAGTTGGTTCGATTGCACCGGGAAGAAGAGCTGAGCTTTCAAAATGTAGTAACATTCAATCTGGATGAGTACTTCCCAATAGAGCCCGATTCTCTTCAGAGCTATGTTCGATTTATGCACGAACACCTGTTTGATCATATCAACATCCCGAAAGATCAGATTCACATTCCTGACGGGACCCTGGATGAGGAGAAAGTGGAACAGTATTGCCAGCAGTACGAAAAGAAAATAAAGAGTGCCGGCGGGATTGATATTCAGATATTGGGAATCGGAAAAACCGGCCATATTGGCTTTAACGAACCTGGTTCCCGCAAGGATTCCAAAACCCGGCTTATCACCCTCGACAAAGTAACACGAACAGATGCTGCCAGCAGCTTTTTTGGTGAAGAGTACGTTCCGCGGAGAGCAATCACAATGGGCGTCGGTACGATCCTCAAAGCCAAACGAATTTTTCTGATGGCCTGGGGCGAAGGTAAAGCGCCCATCATTCGTGAAGCTGTAGAAGGAGAAATCACAGAAACAGTCCCTGCTACCTATCTTCAGGAACATCCTAACGCCGCAGTAATTTTAGATGAAGCTGCGGCCGAACAGCTAACCCGCTTCAAAACACCCTGGCTTCTTTCAAAATGTGATTGGGACGATATATTGATCCGTAAAGCCGTCGTTTGGCTCTGCAGAAAGCTCGATAAACCGGTGCTTAAATTAACAGATGAAGATTACAATGAGCACGGTATGGCCGATCTGATCACCAAAAAAGGTCCGGCTTACAATATCAATATCAAAATATTTAATGAGCTTCAGCATACCATCACCGGGTGGCCCGGCGGTAAACCGAAAGAGGATGATAAATATCGTCCCGAACGTGCTGAACCGTTCCCTAAACGCTGCCTGATTTTTAGTCCGCATCCCGATGATGATGTGATCTCGATGGGCGGAACACTGATCCGGCTGGTAGATCACGGCCATGATGTTCATGTAGCCTATCAAACATCAGGTAATATTGCTGTGTTTGATGATGAGGCTGTTCGATTTGCCGATTTTGTAACCGACTACGCAGACATTTTTGGAATGAAGGATGAAAAAGCGGACGCTCTTCTGAATAAAATCAACGACTTCCTGAAACAGAAGAATCCGGGTGAAGTGGACTCACCTGAGATTAAAACCATCAAAGGTCTGATACGAAAGGGCGAAGCGAAAGCGGCCGGCCGGTATTGTGGCGTACCGGATGAGAATATGCACTTTATGAATCTTCCCTTCTACGAAACCGGTCGTGTGAAGAAAAAACCTCTCGGGCAGGAGGATATCGATTTAACCGTTGAACTGCTTCGCGAGATCAAGCCTCATCAGGTTTATGTGGCCGGTGATCTGTCTGATCCGCACGGAACACACCGGGTTTGTCTGAAAGCAGTTTTTGAAGCACTCGAAGTCTGCAAAGAGGATAAATGGATCGAGGATTGCTTTGTGTGGATGTACCGTGGAGCGTGGCAAGAGTGGGATGTCAACGAAATTGAGATGGCTGTACCGCTCAGTCCAATCGAGTTGAAGCGAAAGCGCCGGGCAATTTTTAAGCATCAGTCTCAGAAGGATCGCCCTCTATTTCCGGGAACAGACACTCGGGAGTTCTGGCAGCGCTCTGAAGACCGCAACCGGGAAACCGCAAAAATTTACGACGATCTGGGACTGGCCGAGTATGAGGCGATCGAAGGGTTTGTTCGATATCATACTTAA